The window ATGACATATGTAATATACTATGAGCAGCGCGCCGGCGTCAAATTGACGCTTGGAAATCGGCCGCTATAATGGGGCTGATCTTGCGGTCATGGAGGGATGGGGGTGCTCATCGACATAGTGGACGTGACGGCGGTACCTGGCCTGCATACCAACTGCTACCTGGTGGCGGATGAGGAGACGCGGCAGGCCGTGGTGATTGACCCGGGCGGCAGTCCCGATGCTATCGTGGCGCGCATCCAGGCACTGCGTCTGGAGGTGGTCTGGATATTGAACACCCACGGCCATTTCGACCATATCGCCGGCAACGGCGCCGTCCAGTCCGCCGTCAAGGCGGACATCGCCGCCCACCGTGCCTCCGAACCGCTATATCGCGCTCGGGGTGGGGCGGGGTTTTTCGGCATTTTCCTGCCGGCGCCGGCCATGCCCACCCATTGGCTGGAAGATGGCGATGAGATCCGCTTTGGAAATGAAGCGCTGACTGTCCTGCACACCCCCGGCCATACCCCCGGCTGTGTGACGTTCTGGAGCCAGAAGCACAAGGTTGCCTTTGACGGCGACCTGCTATTCCGCGCCGGTGTCGGGCGGACCGACCTGCCGGGCGGGGATTTCGAGCAGTTGATGGAGAGCATTCGCAACCGCATCCTCACCCTGCCGGACGAGACGGTGATCTATCCCGGCCATGGCCCGGAGACGACGGTGGGGGAGGAGCGCCGGCATAATCCGTTCCTGCAGGACAGCACGCGCAACTGGTGGATATAGGTCCGGGGCGGGATAGGCCCGGATTGGCCGGCCGGGCGACGTCATGGTATAATCCCGTCCGATTATCCTGAACCCGGACGAGAATCTCCATGGTCCAGCATTCCCAGCGGGCAGATGTGGAGCGGTTGTTGGAGTGGTTCGCGGCCAACGGCCGGCGGCTCCCCTGGCGCACCGCCGGCCGCCGAGACCCCTACCAGGTCTGGATCGCCGAAGTGATGCTCCAGCAGACGCGGGTCCCCACGGTTATTCCCTATTTCCAGCGGTTCCTTCGCTTGTTCCCGGATGTCCCCGCGCTGGCCCGGGCGGAGCGGGACGCGGTGTTGAAGGCCTGGGAAGGCCTGGGCTATTACGCGCGGGCACGTCATGCCCATTCGGCGGCGCGGCTGATGGTGGAGCGGCATGCCGGCCAGGTGCCGGCGGAGCGCGGCGCCCTGCTGGCCCTGCCGGGCATCGGTGAGTATATCGCGCATGCCATTCTGAGCCTGGCATTCGGACAGGACTACCTGGCGTTGGATGCCAATGGCCGGCGGGTGCTGGCCCGCTGGATGGGGCTGGAGCGGCCACTGAGGGAGCGCGGCGCGGAGTCTGCCCTGCGGGCGTTCGGCGAAGCATTACTGCCGGCCGGCCGTGCCGGCGCGTTCAACGAGGCGCTGATGGACCTTTCCTCGTTGATTTGCACGCCGAAATCGCCGGCGTGCGGTGTCTGTCCCATCCGAGAGAGCTGTCAGGCCCATTTGCAGGGCCGCCAGGAGCAGATTCCGGCGCGCCTACCCCGCCGGCGGGTCCCCCATTACGACGTGAGCGCGGCGGTCATCTGGCAGGACGGCAAGGTCCTGCTGGCGCAGAGGCTCGAGAAGGGCATGCTGGGGGGCCTGTGGGAGTTTCCGGGCGGGACGCGCGAGGCCGGCGAGAGCCTGGAAGAGTGCCTGCGGCGCGAGATCCAGGAAGAGCTGGGCATGGAGATAGCGGTCGGAGAGCATCTCATCAGCGTGCCGCATGCCTACACCCATAAGCGCATCACCCTGCATGCCTTTCACTGCCGGCCCTTGCGCGGCACTCCTCAGAAGCTGGAGGTGAAGGATTGGCGGTGGGTGGCGCCGGCGGAGGTCCTGCAGTATCCCCTGTCTGTGGTGGACCAGCGCGTGGCCGAGGCGCTGTTGAGCTGGCTGAGGGAGAAGGGAGCGCATGTCGAACCCGCCCCTGCGCGGCCTGCTGATTGATATTGACGGCGTTCTGCGCGTTGGCGATCAGCCCATCCCGAGGGCCGGCGAGGCCATCGAGGCACTGCGTCGGCGCGATGTCCCCTTTCGCTTCCTGACCAACGTCACCCGCAAGAGCCGGGCCGAAGAGGCGGATCGACTGCGGCGGATGGGCATCCTGGTTTCCCCGGAGGAAATATATACCGCTTCGGCCGTCACCGCGGCTTATCTGCGCCGGCTGGGTGCGCCCCGGTGCTGGCTCCTGCTGGAAGGGAGCGGCGTACAGGAGTTCGCCGGCATTCCCCTGAGCGATGACGCCCCCCAGTACGTGGTGCTGGGGGACCTGGGCGATGATTTCCCCGTCATGCTCCTGCATCGCGCCTTTCGGGCGCTGTTGAACGGCGCTCGGCTGATTGCCATTCAGCGCAACCCTTCCTGGACGGCGGAGGACGGCCTGCCGCGCCTGGACGTGGGGGCCTGGTGCGCGGCGCTGGAATATGCCAGCGGCCAGCCGGCGCTGGTGATGGGCAAGCCGGCGCCGCTGGCCTATCAACTGCCGGCAGAGGAGATGGGTATTCCCTGCCAGGAGCTGGCGATGGTTTCCGATGACCCGGACGTGGACCTGGCCGGGGCCAGAGGGGCCGGCCTGCGCACTATCTTCGTGCGCACTACGTCGCTCCCGCGCCGGCGGATGCCGGATGCAGGCGAAGTTGACCATATGCTGAACTCCATTGCGGAACTGCCGGCGCTGTGGGATGATATTGGCGCGCCGGCGGTGCCGCGCTGACCATTTTATCGAGGCAGGATATGGAAAGCGGTTCGGTATTCATCACACCCGGCTGGCCGGCGCGCAAACGCTGGCAGGTCGCGCCGCCGGCGCCCATGGATTTCATCCGACGGCTGGATTTCCTGCCGCCGCTCGTCGTCCAACTGCTGTACAATCGCGGCTTAACCACCCTGGAAGATGTCGAGGATTTCTTGTCCTGCCGCGTGCGCCAGGACAATCCCTTTCAGCTTGCCGGCATGAACGAGGCGGTGGCGCGCGTCCGTCAGGCCATCAGGCGGCGAGAACCGATTGCCGTGTACGGGGATTTTGACGCCGATGGCGTCACGGCCACGGTTGTGCTGGTGGAGACGCTCGCGGCCCTGGGCGCGAGGGTCCAGCCGTACATCCCGCACCGCGTGGATGAGGGCTACGGCCTGAACTGCGAGGCCCTGCGCTCCCTGGCAGAGGCCGGCATCCGCCTGGTTATCACCGTGGACTGCGGCATCCGCTCCGTGGACGAGGTAGCCTACGGCCGGCGTCTGGGGCTGGATATCATCGTCACTGACCACCATCATGTTGGGGCGGTACTGCCGCCGGCGCTGGCCTGCATCAACCCGCGCCGCGAGGACTCACCGTACTGGTTTCGGGAGCTGGCCGGCGTCGGAGTGGCCTATAAGCTGGCGCAGGCACTGCTGCGGGTGGAGCGGCAGTGCCCAATTGGTGAAGCGCCGCCGCAGTTGGCCGAGGCGGACCTGCTGGACCTGGTGGCGTTGGGGACGGTGGCGGACCTGGTGCCGCTGGTGGGGGAGAACCGCGTGTTGGTGGCGCAGGGCCTGCGCCGGCTGATGAAGCCGGCGCGCGTGGGGCTGCAGGCGTTGGTGGGAGAGGCCGGGCTGAACCCGGCGAAGGTGGATTCCACAGCGGTTTCATGGATTTTGGCGCCAAGGCTGAACGCCGCCGGCCGGCTGGACTCCGCTATGCTGAGCTACAACCTGCTTTCCGCGCGGGAGCCAATTGAGGCGGCGCGCCTGGCGCGGCAGTTGGGCCAGCTTAACCGCCAGCGCCAACAGCTCACTGATTGGGCACTGCAGTTGGCGCTTTCGGAATTGATGCAGAGGGGAACACTGGGCGAACTGCTGTTCTTCGCCCATCCGGAACTGCCGCAGGGCATTGTAGGGTTGGTCGCCGGCCGGCTGGCGGAGACGTACTATCGGCCGGCGATTGTGGTGGAGCTGGGGCAGGATGTGAGCCACGGGTCCGCCCGCAGTATCCCGGAATTCCACATCACGCAGGCGCTGGACCGGTGCAGTGAGAAGGGACTGCTGGTGCGGCACGGCGGCCATGCGGCGGCCGCCGGCTTTACCGTGGAGACCGCGAGGGTGGAGGAGCTGGCGAGCGAATTGGAGGAGATTGCCGGCCGGCACCTGCAGGGACAGGAGCTCATGCCAACCCTACTCATTGACGCGGTGGTAGACTTACAGGCGCTCGATTGGGCGACGCTGGAGATGATGCGCCAGCTTGAGCCGTTCGGCTACGGCAATCAGCCGCCTTTGCTGGCAAGCCGGCGGGTGCAGGTGCTCTCCGCCCGGACCGTTGGCGCCGATAACCGTCATCTGAAACTGCAGGTATCTGACGGCGTGCGCCAGTGGGATGCCATCGCTTTCGGTATGGGTGCGTTGGCTGATATCCTGCCGGCATGGGTGGATATCGCCTTCCATCTGGAGGAGGATGAGTGGAACGGGCAGGTGCGCCTGCAGTTGAACGTGCAGGACCTGCGGCCGGCGGAGGAGTAGGCTAGACGTCGGCCCCGTTTCTCAGCGCCTCACGAATGCGTTCGGGAGTGGCGGGCAGGTCTGTGATGCGGATGCCGACCGCATCCCGAATGGCGTTGATGATGGCCGGCGTCGTCGCCAGCGGCGGCAATTCGCCCAACCCTTTGGCACCCTGCGGCCCCAGCGGGTGGGGGTTTTCCGGGTGTGCTTCCCGGTTCATGGCGCCGTGCGAGCACGCGAGAGAAGGGTGGTTCGGGGTGGACCATTCACCTGGATGCCGGCGCGGGCAAACATGGCCTCGGCGGCGCGCTGGCAGTCCTCCACCAACCGCCGTTCATCCAGATGGGTCAGCCGGCCCTCCCGCATCAGCACCTTTCCAGCGACAATGACCGTGTCCACGTCGTTCCCATTGGCGTTGTAGACCAGGGCGGACTGCGGCACGTGCACCGGCGCGATATGGGGGCGCATGGCATCCACCAGGATGACATCGGCCAGGGCGCCGGGTGCCAGCCGGCCAATTTTGCCGTCCAGGAACATCGCTCTGGCGCCGCCGGCGTAAGCCATGTCGAGCACATCCTCGGGGAAGAGCGCCATGGCGTCCAGGGTGCGCAGTTTCTGCAGACAGGCGGTAAACTTCAGCACCTCCAGCATGTCCTGGGAATTGTTGGAGCCGGGGCCATCGGTGGCCAGAGCGGTGGGGATGCCGCGCCGGCGCCATTCGGTGACGGCCGGGTTGCCGGAGGCCAGGTACATGTTGCTGACGGGGCAGTGGATGATGAGAGCGCCGGCGCTGGCGATGAGGTCCATCTCCTCATCGTCCAGCCATACGCCGTGCACCAACTGCCATCGGTCGTTCAGGACGCCGATATGATGGAGCCAGCGCGCCGGCGTCATACCGGTCTCATCCATGGACATCTGCACCTCGGCGCGGGTCTCGCTGAGGTGGATGTGGACCCCGATGCCCCACTCATGGGCCAGCCGATCAATGGTTTGCAGGGTATCCTGCCGGCAGCCCCAGGGGATCAGCGGGCCAAACTCAAAGCGCACCATGGATTCTGGCCCGGTATTCCATTTTTTCACCAGGCGCTCCGTCTCGCGAAGGACCCGTTCTGGCGTCTCCTGGAAAGCGGGGTGATACGGATCGCGATCCGCAAATCCGCGTGCGAGAAACGTCCGTACTCCGGTGCGTGCCGCCGCCTCAGCAATCGCATCCGCATTATGGGGTGAGGTCTGGACGTAATCCTGGTCCAGGACGGAGGTGGCGCCGCATTTCAGGTTTTCGACAAAACCCAGCATAGCGGCTAGATAAAAATCCTCTTCTTTCATTACCAGCGCGCCGGGCCAGATGGCGGCCTCCAGCCATTCGAGGAGAGGTTTATCATCGGCCAATCCGCGCAGAAAGGTCTGGAAGAGGTGGGTGTGGGCGTTGACGAGGCCGGGGGCCACGATTTTGCCGGCGGCGTTGATGATCTCGTCCGCGCCGGCGCGCAGGCCCTCCGGGGCGGGGCCGGCGCCGACCGCTTCGATGCGCTCTCCGCGGATAAAGACGTAGCCGGGGCGATGCACCGTGCGGTACTCTCCGTCGCAGGGCAGGACCATACCGCCTTCGATGAGCAGGGTATTCATTGCTGGGACGTTCCTCCATGCATGAGATAAGATTTGTTATAATGCTGGTGGTATGATACAGCAGATAATGTACAGGTCTTGGTCGCCGATGCAGGCGAATTCCTGCAGGAGGTTGCCGTTGTAATAGATGGCGTCTCCTTCGTCCAGGGTGTAGATATTGCCGTCCACGTTGATCTCCATGCGCCCGCGCAGGACATACATCCACTGCTCATTCGGCTTGGAGAGCGGCGGGGTGATGCGCCGGCCGCCGGGTTCCACATGGATGAGCACCGCCATCATTTGGGCGTTCAGCTCCGGCGTGAGCAGTTCGTAGCCGATGCGAGAGTCGGGGAAGGTGAGGCGCCGGCGTTCTCCGGCCCGCACCACCGGCTGAGGCAGAGCCGAGTTCAGGAAGTAAAACATCGGCACGTCCAGCGCGGTGGCAATGGCCTGCAGGGTGTCCAGGGAGGGCGAGATCTGCCCATTTTCCAGCCGGCTGAGGAAGCCGGCGGAGACGCCGGCGCGCTTTCCCAGCTCGCGCAGGGTCAACCCCAGCTCCTTTCTTCGCCTTCGAATGCGTTCACCAACTATGACCATCTTTGGTCCTTTCCTTGACTATACATTTTCAGCGCTCAGACCAAGCGCCAAACGTCTGCCGAGTTCATATGCTTTCTGCAGGGTCTCCGGGCTTTTGAGGATATCCCCAGGGAAGTCGAAGCCGGGGGCACACAGTTCGGCCCAGCGTTCGCCCTGCAGAGATGATATAACGTGCTTAAAGATGATGCGGGCGCCGACGAACATCTCGTCCTTGTTCTGTCCTGAGACCGCTAGGAGGACGCCTTTGCGGGTAGGTGAGCCGGCCGGCCCGGGCGGCATGGGCTTTTTCAGAATATAATGCAAAGCCCAGAAGCATTGCAAACGGTCGATAAAGGTCTTGATCTGGGCGCTGACGGAGCCGAAGTAGATGGGGGTCGCCAGGACGATGGCGTCGCTGTTCAGCACCATATCATAGGCGAGCTGGAATTCGTCCTTGACCACGCATCGGCCGTCGTTCTCTCGGCATCGTTCACAGCCCGTGCATGGGGCGATCTTCATGCGGTGTGGTTTGATGATTTCCACCTCGGCGCCGGCGCTGCGCGCGCCATCGAGGAAGGCGTTCAAGAGGGCCGTGCTGTTCCCTTTCGGGCGGGGGCTCCCGATAACGGCGAGTATTTTCATGATCGGCGATATCCTCCTTCCGGGATGTGGACTTGAAAGTGAGAGGGGCTAGACATGTTTCTCCTTGTCCCCCGTATCTTCGATGATGGTTTCACATTCCTGAATCAGGATTGTGCCCGAGGTCAGGTCTACGAAAGCGCTTTGGGCCATTTACATCTCTGCAGGTGTGCCGGCGTCTGCGATGGCGCGGCTTGCAGGA of the Anaerolineae bacterium genome contains:
- a CDS encoding flavodoxin family protein: MKILAVIGSPRPKGNSTALLNAFLDGARSAGAEVEIIKPHRMKIAPCTGCERCRENDGRCVVKDEFQLAYDMVLNSDAIVLATPIYFGSVSAQIKTFIDRLQCFWALHYILKKPMPPGPAGSPTRKGVLLAVSGQNKDEMFVGARIIFKHVISSLQGERWAELCAPGFDFPGDILKSPETLQKAYELGRRLALGLSAENV
- a CDS encoding amidohydrolase, with amino-acid sequence MVLPCDGEYRTVHRPGYVFIRGERIEAVGAGPAPEGLRAGADEIINAAGKIVAPGLVNAHTHLFQTFLRGLADDKPLLEWLEAAIWPGALVMKEEDFYLAAMLGFVENLKCGATSVLDQDYVQTSPHNADAIAEAAARTGVRTFLARGFADRDPYHPAFQETPERVLRETERLVKKWNTGPESMVRFEFGPLIPWGCRQDTLQTIDRLAHEWGIGVHIHLSETRAEVQMSMDETGMTPARWLHHIGVLNDRWQLVHGVWLDDEEMDLIASAGALIIHCPVSNMYLASGNPAVTEWRRRGIPTALATDGPGSNNSQDMLEVLKFTACLQKLRTLDAMALFPEDVLDMAYAGGARAMFLDGKIGRLAPGALADVILVDAMRPHIAPVHVPQSALVYNANGNDVDTVIVAGKVLMREGRLTHLDERRLVEDCQRAAEAMFARAGIQVNGPPRTTLLSRARTAP
- a CDS encoding helix-turn-helix transcriptional regulator, yielding MVIVGERIRRRRKELGLTLRELGKRAGVSAGFLSRLENGQISPSLDTLQAIATALDVPMFYFLNSALPQPVVRAGERRRLTFPDSRIGYELLTPELNAQMMAVLIHVEPGGRRITPPLSKPNEQWMYVLRGRMEINVDGNIYTLDEGDAIYYNGNLLQEFACIGDQDLYIICCIIPPAL
- a CDS encoding HAD-IIA family hydrolase — encoded protein: MSNPPLRGLLIDIDGVLRVGDQPIPRAGEAIEALRRRDVPFRFLTNVTRKSRAEEADRLRRMGILVSPEEIYTASAVTAAYLRRLGAPRCWLLLEGSGVQEFAGIPLSDDAPQYVVLGDLGDDFPVMLLHRAFRALLNGARLIAIQRNPSWTAEDGLPRLDVGAWCAALEYASGQPALVMGKPAPLAYQLPAEEMGIPCQELAMVSDDPDVDLAGARGAGLRTIFVRTTSLPRRRMPDAGEVDHMLNSIAELPALWDDIGAPAVPR
- the recJ gene encoding single-stranded-DNA-specific exonuclease RecJ yields the protein MESGSVFITPGWPARKRWQVAPPAPMDFIRRLDFLPPLVVQLLYNRGLTTLEDVEDFLSCRVRQDNPFQLAGMNEAVARVRQAIRRREPIAVYGDFDADGVTATVVLVETLAALGARVQPYIPHRVDEGYGLNCEALRSLAEAGIRLVITVDCGIRSVDEVAYGRRLGLDIIVTDHHHVGAVLPPALACINPRREDSPYWFRELAGVGVAYKLAQALLRVERQCPIGEAPPQLAEADLLDLVALGTVADLVPLVGENRVLVAQGLRRLMKPARVGLQALVGEAGLNPAKVDSTAVSWILAPRLNAAGRLDSAMLSYNLLSAREPIEAARLARQLGQLNRQRQQLTDWALQLALSELMQRGTLGELLFFAHPELPQGIVGLVAGRLAETYYRPAIVVELGQDVSHGSARSIPEFHITQALDRCSEKGLLVRHGGHAAAAGFTVETARVEELASELEEIAGRHLQGQELMPTLLIDAVVDLQALDWATLEMMRQLEPFGYGNQPPLLASRRVQVLSARTVGADNRHLKLQVSDGVRQWDAIAFGMGALADILPAWVDIAFHLEEDEWNGQVRLQLNVQDLRPAEE
- the mutY gene encoding A/G-specific adenine glycosylase codes for the protein MVQHSQRADVERLLEWFAANGRRLPWRTAGRRDPYQVWIAEVMLQQTRVPTVIPYFQRFLRLFPDVPALARAERDAVLKAWEGLGYYARARHAHSAARLMVERHAGQVPAERGALLALPGIGEYIAHAILSLAFGQDYLALDANGRRVLARWMGLERPLRERGAESALRAFGEALLPAGRAGAFNEALMDLSSLICTPKSPACGVCPIRESCQAHLQGRQEQIPARLPRRRVPHYDVSAAVIWQDGKVLLAQRLEKGMLGGLWEFPGGTREAGESLEECLRREIQEELGMEIAVGEHLISVPHAYTHKRITLHAFHCRPLRGTPQKLEVKDWRWVAPAEVLQYPLSVVDQRVAEALLSWLREKGAHVEPAPARPAD
- a CDS encoding MBL fold metallo-hydrolase, with translation MLIDIVDVTAVPGLHTNCYLVADEETRQAVVIDPGGSPDAIVARIQALRLEVVWILNTHGHFDHIAGNGAVQSAVKADIAAHRASEPLYRARGGAGFFGIFLPAPAMPTHWLEDGDEIRFGNEALTVLHTPGHTPGCVTFWSQKHKVAFDGDLLFRAGVGRTDLPGGDFEQLMESIRNRILTLPDETVIYPGHGPETTVGEERRHNPFLQDSTRNWWI